In a single window of the Terriglobus roseus genome:
- a CDS encoding Ada metal-binding domain-containing protein, with protein MKTTESRAERAEAVLRDTRWNSLVGRDRLADGKFFYSVASTGVYCRPSCGARTPRPENVAFHATIEEAEAQMQLTVTTVWPGQLWAAVRRDCLRDRVHRLVRKRDLR; from the coding sequence ATGAAGACGACAGAATCTAGAGCGGAGCGAGCAGAGGCGGTGCTCCGTGACACCCGTTGGAACTCCCTGGTAGGGCGTGACCGACTGGCCGATGGAAAGTTCTTTTACTCCGTCGCGAGTACGGGTGTGTATTGCCGTCCGTCGTGTGGCGCGAGAACTCCTCGACCGGAGAATGTCGCGTTTCACGCCACCATTGAAGAGGCGGAAGCGCAGATGCAGCTTACGGTTACAACGGTATGGCCGGGTCAACTATGGGCAGCAGTTCGTCGCGATTGCCTCCGAGATCGCGTCCACCGGCTCGTTAGGAAGAGAGACCTGCGTTGA
- a CDS encoding putative bifunctional diguanylate cyclase/phosphodiesterase, translating to MQSEILDITIIGCLVLLFGSTYQKRPSSMVGAWLFGWVMILVHFAVRLMAPSGVIANRTVSSISMAALLACGVMFLAAPPRPDRGRIGNDLLWVLGIAGSGTLVCLVMAVCEFASPLPYFAAGTIATVGWLGYSAKLQGTPPFVRLLLSTAVSATVCWFDWAILHGRIDLLLSILLTQVYVLVGLTYIGTIRRISAGTLTVLLGLIAWATVFPAAVFLDHLRIEQRVHPEFWNIPKYFVAFGMMLMLLEDEILAANEAGTNLLFQATHDQLTGLRNRATLEQDLKSAVEAARDESTKCALICFDLDRFKHINDTYGHGVGDICLQTAGMRLSQLKALNYTSARIGGEEFALVLSGISLHEEAESFGRQVGIALKQPMQAEKFLIEITASIGIAVFPDDGSDSAALWRNADSAMYRAKKSGGNQMVSMSPEILQLSSEANDMEVSLRRALREGGLELFLQPILNVSGRIHSIEALVRLHHPKQGMVFPNRFISIAEERGLIVPLSAWVFNEVCAQIVNWRDAGIPLVPIALNISAVEISSPTFAVTVLDSLSHFGVDPSLIGMEITETAMLRNIHEAARQIKILADAGICFSVDDFGVGYSSLGQLDNLELDTLKIDSSFVNRLSAAEGTRSIVAAIITMAHALGLKVVAEGIENQDTFDHLSRLKCDLFQGFFLGKPQPPDQMKQLLLSACMDA from the coding sequence ATGCAGAGCGAGATCCTCGACATCACAATCATCGGTTGCCTTGTGCTGCTATTCGGTTCTACATACCAAAAGAGACCATCTTCGATGGTTGGTGCATGGCTTTTCGGTTGGGTGATGATACTTGTGCACTTCGCGGTACGCCTCATGGCGCCGTCCGGTGTTATCGCAAACCGCACCGTAAGCTCTATCAGTATGGCTGCTCTCTTGGCGTGCGGCGTTATGTTTCTCGCGGCGCCGCCAAGACCTGATCGGGGACGTATAGGGAATGACCTGCTTTGGGTACTTGGCATCGCGGGGTCCGGAACCCTTGTCTGCTTGGTTATGGCCGTTTGTGAGTTCGCCTCGCCTCTGCCTTATTTCGCTGCTGGGACAATAGCGACGGTTGGATGGCTCGGTTACAGTGCCAAATTACAGGGTACCCCGCCCTTCGTGCGACTTCTGCTGTCTACTGCGGTTTCTGCGACCGTTTGTTGGTTCGATTGGGCGATTCTGCATGGCCGGATCGACCTGCTACTTTCAATCCTGCTCACGCAGGTCTACGTTCTAGTTGGTCTCACCTATATCGGGACAATCCGCCGCATTTCCGCAGGTACTCTCACTGTTTTGCTTGGACTTATTGCATGGGCGACAGTCTTCCCAGCGGCTGTGTTCCTCGATCATCTGCGTATCGAACAGCGCGTTCATCCCGAGTTTTGGAACATACCGAAATATTTTGTTGCCTTTGGCATGATGTTGATGTTGCTGGAGGATGAGATCCTTGCAGCGAACGAAGCCGGCACGAACCTGCTTTTCCAAGCTACTCACGATCAACTCACTGGTCTGCGAAACAGAGCAACATTGGAACAAGATCTGAAGTCTGCTGTTGAGGCAGCACGCGACGAATCGACAAAGTGTGCCTTGATCTGTTTCGATCTGGATCGCTTCAAGCACATCAACGACACCTATGGACACGGCGTAGGAGACATCTGTCTGCAAACTGCGGGAATGCGTTTGTCTCAATTGAAAGCACTGAATTATACTTCGGCCCGCATTGGCGGGGAGGAGTTCGCGCTCGTTCTCAGTGGCATCTCGCTTCATGAAGAAGCTGAGAGCTTCGGACGGCAGGTTGGAATCGCATTAAAGCAACCAATGCAAGCGGAAAAGTTTTTGATTGAGATCACCGCGAGTATCGGGATCGCCGTTTTCCCGGATGACGGGTCAGATTCCGCGGCGCTATGGCGAAATGCGGATTCTGCGATGTATCGAGCAAAAAAATCCGGTGGCAATCAGATGGTCTCTATGTCTCCGGAAATCCTTCAACTAAGCTCTGAAGCGAACGACATGGAAGTCTCGCTTCGTCGGGCACTAAGAGAAGGAGGATTGGAATTATTCCTTCAGCCAATTCTCAATGTCTCAGGGCGTATCCACAGTATCGAAGCGCTCGTACGGCTTCACCACCCTAAGCAAGGCATGGTGTTCCCTAACAGATTCATATCCATTGCCGAAGAAAGGGGGCTGATTGTCCCTCTAAGCGCTTGGGTCTTCAATGAGGTGTGTGCACAGATAGTGAACTGGAGGGATGCCGGGATACCCCTGGTGCCGATCGCTTTGAACATTTCTGCCGTGGAGATCAGTTCACCGACTTTCGCGGTCACAGTGCTGGACTCGCTGTCCCATTTCGGGGTCGATCCTTCGCTCATTGGTATGGAAATTACGGAGACCGCAATGCTGCGTAATATCCACGAAGCCGCTCGTCAGATAAAGATCCTGGCCGATGCCGGCATCTGCTTCTCAGTCGATGACTTCGGTGTGGGGTACTCGTCTTTAGGGCAACTTGACAATCTCGAGTTAGATACCCTTAAGATCGACTCCTCCTTCGTCAATCGTCTGTCTGCAGCTGAGGGAACCCGCTCCATAGTAGCCGCAATCATTACGATGGCACACGCCCTCGGCCTCAAAGTTGTTGCAGAGGGAATCGAAAATCAGGACACATTCGACCATCTCTCGAGATTGAAGTGCGATCTATTCCAAGGCTTTTTCCTCGGCAAGCCTCAACCCCCCGACCAGATGAAACAACTCCTGCTTAGCGCATGCATGGATGCGTGA
- a CDS encoding PAS domain-containing protein, giving the protein MRDNRSRFLPQRTNLPSKREQDMLTRTSSELIHESSEMAELIRSHNWSFTSVGPIHSWPNNLISAVNLMLGCGFPTSIWWRGDGVQFYNDAYRPLMGEKHPAGLGQLAKECWIEAWELVSPQVEAVMQQGRPVFFENRLVPIKRDGALQDVYWTYSYSPVFGDSGQTEGVLVTCQDVPEVYISGQKLAQNWCIYSRSG; this is encoded by the coding sequence ATGAGAGACAATCGAAGTCGCTTCCTGCCCCAGCGCACCAACCTGCCCAGCAAACGAGAACAAGACATGCTAACCCGCACCAGCTCGGAACTCATCCACGAATCCTCAGAGATGGCGGAGTTGATCCGTTCCCATAATTGGAGCTTCACATCTGTAGGTCCCATCCACAGCTGGCCGAACAACCTGATAAGCGCGGTGAACCTGATGCTCGGATGCGGGTTCCCGACTTCCATCTGGTGGAGAGGCGATGGGGTGCAGTTCTATAACGATGCGTACCGGCCGCTCATGGGAGAGAAACATCCTGCGGGCCTGGGGCAGCTTGCGAAGGAGTGCTGGATTGAAGCCTGGGAGCTCGTCTCTCCTCAGGTCGAGGCCGTGATGCAGCAAGGAAGACCTGTTTTCTTCGAGAACAGACTTGTACCAATCAAACGAGACGGCGCTCTCCAGGATGTGTATTGGACCTACAGCTACAGTCCAGTCTTCGGTGACTCGGGCCAGACCGAAGGGGTGCTCGTGACCTGTCAAGATGTCCCGGAGGTCTACATTTCGGGACAGAAGCTTGCGCAAAACTGGTGCATTTATTCTCGAAGCGGGTGA